A single genomic interval of Shewanella psychropiezotolerans harbors:
- a CDS encoding tetratricopeptide repeat protein, which yields MKTILLLGSLSGMLALCSQMVMATDIEQIDVAANRMNLEQLQTLSQQSQDYVQAYANYRLAISANVLGQPVLASTALNSAQSGLEALNQVSSNAENLALLASVYGMQIGFNPMKASVYGAKVGLALSQAQTLEPDNPRVVLTEAISTFNTPAAYGGSMENAISLSSKAIDLFANPCDNICWGHAEAYTWRGLAKQSSGDRQGAIDDWHEAVNVQPDYGWAHFLLKQDKNASQ from the coding sequence ATGAAAACTATCTTACTATTAGGCAGCCTTAGCGGCATGTTGGCACTCTGTAGCCAAATGGTTATGGCCACCGATATCGAACAGATCGATGTCGCAGCTAACAGGATGAATCTAGAGCAGCTACAAACCTTAAGTCAGCAAAGCCAAGATTATGTTCAAGCATATGCAAATTACCGCCTCGCTATCAGCGCCAACGTACTCGGCCAACCAGTACTTGCTAGTACAGCATTAAACAGTGCTCAATCAGGTCTTGAAGCATTAAATCAAGTCTCATCCAATGCTGAAAACCTCGCCCTGCTTGCATCCGTTTACGGCATGCAGATAGGCTTCAACCCAATGAAAGCCAGTGTCTATGGTGCTAAAGTTGGCCTAGCACTTTCCCAAGCTCAAACACTAGAGCCCGATAACCCTAGAGTGGTGCTCACCGAAGCAATATCGACCTTTAATACGCCGGCAGCCTATGGTGGCAGCATGGAAAATGCTATTAGCTTAAGCAGTAAGGCTATTGATCTCTTTGCGAATCCTTGCGATAACATCTGTTGGGGTCACGCCGAGGCGTATACTTGGCGAGGGCTGGCAAAACAGAGTAGCGGAGATAGACAAGGTGCGATAGACGATTGGCACGAAGCGGTTAATGTACAGCCTGATTACGGCTGGGCTCACTTCTTACTCAAGCAAGACAAGAATGCAAGTCAGTAA
- a CDS encoding sensor histidine kinase: MNNLNAIVDSEKRSPEDKLAWVYLVNLVFYLIPLFIGDKPIWQIAISLLTLVPFIYCYFRAYRSPKDKAIYPILAMIILGIAITPINTGSLSLFTFAGFFIGFYYSLRTAFISLIGFVALLATLTFLLEINHYYFISYGGLLIAGVGLFGVAEQKRVEAHCRAQKSKAEISQLATMLERERIARDLHDIMGHNLSSISLKAELAAKLLDKNQIEQAKVQLRELNEIARDSLSQVRQTVSGYKHKGLSSSVMHLCQTLRDKGLSVSLEGDIPQLNSKLETQVILSLTELCNNVIRHSRADHCSLTFDRSADQLTISITDNGKAAKIVEGNGLKGIRERLKDVQGKLDYMVDQQSRFTITLPPQQAS; this comes from the coding sequence ATGAATAACCTTAATGCTATCGTCGATTCAGAGAAGCGTTCACCAGAGGATAAACTCGCCTGGGTTTATCTGGTAAACCTAGTCTTCTATCTAATCCCTCTGTTCATAGGTGACAAGCCTATATGGCAAATAGCCATAAGCCTGCTAACTCTGGTCCCCTTCATTTATTGTTATTTCCGGGCATATCGTAGCCCGAAAGATAAAGCTATCTATCCCATTCTAGCCATGATAATTCTGGGCATAGCGATTACTCCGATCAATACCGGCTCCCTTTCTCTATTCACATTCGCCGGCTTCTTCATCGGTTTCTACTATTCACTGAGAACGGCTTTTATCAGTCTGATAGGCTTTGTGGCACTGCTTGCTACGCTCACATTTTTACTGGAAATAAATCATTATTACTTTATCAGTTACGGTGGACTACTGATCGCCGGAGTGGGCTTATTCGGCGTCGCCGAGCAAAAGCGTGTCGAAGCTCATTGTCGAGCACAAAAGAGTAAAGCCGAAATCAGTCAGCTGGCCACCATGTTGGAGCGAGAGCGTATCGCAAGAGATCTCCATGACATCATGGGTCACAACCTATCCAGCATCTCCTTGAAGGCAGAGTTGGCCGCAAAGCTCTTAGACAAAAATCAGATTGAGCAAGCCAAGGTGCAGCTAAGAGAACTAAACGAAATAGCCAGAGATAGCTTGAGTCAGGTACGGCAAACCGTCTCAGGCTACAAACATAAAGGCTTGAGTTCCAGCGTAATGCACCTCTGCCAAACTTTGCGAGACAAGGGATTAAGTGTGAGTCTGGAGGGAGATATTCCCCAGCTCAATTCTAAACTTGAAACTCAAGTTATTTTAAGTCTCACAGAGCTTTGCAATAATGTGATCCGCCATAGTCGGGCCGATCATTGCAGCCTTACTTTTGACAGATCTGCAGACCAGCTCACCATAAGCATCACAGATAACGGTAAAGCAGCAAAAATTGTCGAAGGTAATGGTTTGAAAGGCATAAGAGAGCGCTTGAAAGACGTTCAGGGGAAGTTAGATTACATGGTGGATCAGCAAAGTAGATTCACCATCACGCTCCCACCTCAGCAAGCATCATAA
- a CDS encoding response regulator transcription factor, with product MKILLAEDQAMVRGALAALLSLDGEFEITQACDGNEALSLLKANRYDLLLTDIEMPGLTGLELAKWCQQQEPVIKVIILTTFGRAGYIKRAIESGAGGFLLKDAPSDSLIHAIKQVMAGKRVIDPELAIMAIGDEIDPLNDKERRALRLAAEGKTTAEIATSLFIAEGTVRNYLSEAIGKLNATNRIDAARIARQKGWL from the coding sequence ATGAAAATTTTATTGGCAGAAGATCAGGCCATGGTCAGGGGCGCACTGGCTGCACTCTTGAGCTTAGATGGTGAATTTGAAATCACTCAAGCGTGTGACGGAAATGAAGCCCTATCTCTACTCAAAGCCAACCGCTATGATCTTCTGCTAACCGATATTGAAATGCCGGGATTAACCGGGCTGGAACTGGCCAAATGGTGCCAGCAGCAAGAACCCGTAATTAAAGTGATCATTCTCACCACGTTCGGCAGAGCCGGTTACATTAAACGCGCTATAGAATCTGGTGCCGGAGGCTTCTTACTCAAGGATGCCCCCTCTGACAGCCTTATTCATGCAATAAAACAGGTGATGGCTGGTAAGCGGGTCATCGACCCTGAACTGGCTATCATGGCCATAGGAGATGAAATTGATCCCCTCAATGACAAAGAGCGCCGTGCACTTCGTCTAGCCGCAGAGGGAAAAACAACCGCCGAGATAGCCACCAGCCTCTTCATCGCCGAGGGCACTGTGCGTAATTACCTCTCGGAGGCCATCGGCAAGCTCAACGCCACGAACAGAATCGATGCCGCCCGGATCGCGAGGCAGAAGGGCTGGCTGTAA
- the recG gene encoding ATP-dependent DNA helicase RecG — protein MKRLDLVPVTDLKGVAKKMAERLAKLGIITVQDLLFHLPLRYEDRTQIYPIASLYPGSYGTIEAVIQSSQIIQGRKRMMTCTVRDDTGYLTLRFFNFSVAQKNGLVNGTSIRAYGEIRRGKHQAEIIHPEYKLIHEDADLVMSETLTPVYPTTEGLKQASWIKLTDQALAMLDEGGLQELLPPQLQPNNLSLNAALQLLHRPNNQVSLFDLEQGHHPAQLRLIQEELLAHNLSMLKLRQRSNRDHAVSLVATGKLLNPFLKALPFNPTGAQQRVGVEICSDLEKNSPMMRLVQGDVGSGKTLVAALAALQAIENGYQVAMMAPTELLAEQHADNFALWFEPLGLKVGWLAGKIKGKARAQSLQDIESGAANIVIGTHAIFQEQVVFNNLALIIIDEQHRFGVHQRLGLREKGISQGFHPHQLIMTATPIPRTLAMTAYADLDTSVIDELPPGRTPVTTVAVADMRRDEVIERVRHAATHDGRQTYWVCTLIEESEALECQAAEDTAAELTLALPELKIGLIHGRMKSAEKQAIMAEFKSGELNLLVATTVIEVGVDVPNASLMIIENPERLGLAQLHQLRGRVGRGAVASHCVLMYKAPLSPTATKRLGVLRSSNDGFIIAQKDLEIRGPGEVLGTKQTGIADMKIADLVRDQALIPHIQKLAVHIMEQVPDNVDGIVQRWLGDREQYVQA, from the coding sequence GTGAAGAGACTCGATCTTGTTCCTGTCACAGATCTTAAGGGCGTTGCCAAGAAGATGGCCGAACGTCTGGCTAAGCTCGGCATCATCACGGTACAAGATCTACTATTCCACCTACCACTAAGATATGAAGACCGTACTCAGATATACCCAATAGCCTCACTCTATCCAGGCAGTTACGGCACCATAGAAGCCGTGATCCAGTCCAGTCAGATCATCCAGGGGCGTAAGCGCATGATGACCTGTACAGTACGAGATGACACTGGCTACTTAACCCTCAGGTTTTTTAATTTTTCTGTGGCGCAGAAGAATGGCTTAGTCAATGGTACAAGCATCAGGGCCTATGGTGAGATACGTCGCGGCAAACATCAGGCCGAGATCATTCACCCTGAATACAAGCTGATTCACGAAGATGCCGATCTGGTGATGAGTGAAACGCTGACGCCTGTGTACCCGACAACCGAAGGCTTAAAGCAGGCAAGTTGGATAAAACTGACAGACCAAGCCTTAGCCATGCTCGACGAGGGCGGTTTGCAGGAACTACTCCCACCTCAGCTGCAACCGAACAATCTGAGTCTCAATGCGGCCTTACAGCTATTACATAGACCCAATAACCAGGTTTCCCTGTTCGATCTGGAACAAGGTCACCACCCGGCGCAGCTACGCTTGATCCAAGAGGAACTTCTGGCCCATAACCTGAGCATGCTCAAGTTACGTCAACGCAGCAATCGCGACCATGCTGTGAGCCTGGTCGCAACGGGCAAACTACTCAACCCTTTCCTGAAGGCACTGCCATTTAACCCCACTGGGGCGCAACAAAGAGTCGGCGTTGAAATCTGCAGCGATCTCGAAAAAAACTCACCTATGATGCGCCTGGTTCAGGGGGATGTTGGCTCGGGGAAGACGTTAGTGGCAGCCTTAGCGGCATTACAAGCCATAGAAAATGGCTATCAGGTAGCTATGATGGCCCCTACTGAATTGTTAGCCGAGCAACACGCCGATAACTTCGCTCTCTGGTTTGAACCTCTCGGGCTAAAAGTCGGCTGGCTAGCCGGTAAAATAAAGGGCAAGGCCAGAGCACAATCTTTACAAGATATTGAGTCCGGTGCGGCTAATATCGTTATCGGCACCCATGCCATATTCCAGGAGCAAGTAGTCTTCAACAATCTTGCCCTGATCATTATCGATGAACAACATAGATTCGGCGTTCATCAGCGACTTGGCTTACGAGAGAAAGGCATCAGCCAGGGCTTCCACCCTCATCAGCTGATCATGACCGCCACGCCGATTCCACGCACCTTGGCCATGACCGCCTATGCCGATCTCGATACTTCAGTGATCGACGAGCTGCCGCCCGGGCGAACTCCGGTGACAACCGTAGCCGTTGCCGATATGAGGCGCGATGAAGTAATAGAGAGAGTTCGCCATGCCGCCACCCATGATGGCAGGCAGACCTACTGGGTATGCACCTTGATCGAAGAGTCCGAAGCTCTGGAATGTCAGGCGGCAGAAGATACCGCCGCAGAGCTGACATTAGCACTACCCGAACTCAAGATTGGCTTGATCCATGGGCGCATGAAGTCCGCCGAGAAACAGGCCATTATGGCCGAGTTCAAATCTGGCGAATTGAACCTTCTGGTTGCCACCACAGTCATAGAAGTGGGAGTCGATGTTCCTAATGCCAGCCTGATGATCATAGAAAACCCGGAACGTTTAGGCCTGGCTCAATTGCATCAACTCAGGGGACGAGTCGGGCGAGGCGCCGTCGCCAGTCACTGCGTACTCATGTATAAGGCCCCCTTGTCACCGACGGCAACCAAGCGATTGGGGGTACTTAGGAGTAGCAACGATGGCTTCATCATAGCCCAGAAGGATCTGGAAATAAGAGGCCCAGGCGAAGTATTAGGTACCAAGCAGACTGGCATTGCCGATATGAAAATTGCCGATCTGGTTCGAGACCAGGCGCTGATCCCCCACATTCAGAAGCTAGCCGTGCATATCATGGAGCAGGTCCCGGATAATGTCGATGGCATAGTGCAACGTTGGCTAGGTGATCGAGAGCAGTACGTTCAAGCTTAG
- a CDS encoding DUF3014 domain-containing protein: MQVNQEDRIAPQEKSANTNTLAIVAVAVAAIIAGGAYYYFQAGEPEPVPQPLEIADIIEKPLVTVADIPEPVIEEIVETEVIEVEPQVQVEPLPTLSNSDGYVHKKTVEIADGMKIEPLLVEKDLVRHFVVFVDNLAQGELARKVSPLKAPDRIFTVSDITNKTYLNPDSYHRYDLYANFVANLDEQQLAATYKELTPLLGEAFQELGYGEMSFNQRLLQAIDIMLAAPVIEQPIELDGVSVNYQFVDPQLEALPNAQKLLVRMGPENTKKVKAALRKLKKYLAG; encoded by the coding sequence ATGCAAGTCAATCAAGAAGATAGAATCGCGCCACAAGAGAAGTCAGCGAATACCAATACCTTAGCCATTGTTGCCGTTGCGGTTGCTGCGATCATTGCAGGAGGTGCCTATTATTACTTCCAAGCCGGTGAACCTGAGCCTGTGCCGCAGCCTCTTGAAATAGCAGACATCATTGAAAAGCCCCTGGTAACGGTTGCTGATATTCCGGAACCTGTGATCGAAGAGATAGTAGAAACTGAAGTCATTGAAGTAGAACCTCAAGTTCAAGTGGAGCCTCTGCCAACGTTAAGTAACAGCGATGGCTATGTACATAAAAAAACGGTAGAAATTGCCGATGGCATGAAGATCGAGCCTCTGTTAGTCGAGAAAGATCTGGTCAGACATTTCGTGGTCTTCGTCGATAACTTAGCCCAAGGTGAACTGGCACGAAAAGTGAGCCCACTGAAGGCACCCGACAGAATCTTCACCGTTTCTGACATAACCAACAAGACCTATCTTAATCCCGATAGCTATCACAGATATGATCTGTACGCCAATTTCGTCGCCAACCTGGATGAACAGCAACTCGCAGCGACCTACAAGGAGTTAACGCCTTTGCTGGGAGAGGCATTCCAGGAGTTAGGCTATGGTGAGATGAGCTTCAATCAGAGGTTACTACAGGCGATCGACATCATGCTGGCGGCACCTGTCATAGAGCAGCCCATTGAGTTAGATGGTGTCAGCGTAAACTATCAATTTGTCGACCCTCAGCTCGAAGCACTACCCAACGCTCAGAAACTCCTGGTCCGCATGGGTCCGGAAAACACTAAGAAAGTGAAAGCGGCGCTGCGTAAGCTGAAAAAGTATTTAGCAGGCTAA
- a CDS encoding beta-ketoacyl synthase chain length factor → MQLRFNICSWGAWSPRYQQPQDWQHWQSSDDHQSSSVPDAPKLAQVPAMKRRRYSALTKMQLEAAFQADAANSCRTIFASRHGELHRTIGLLDNIVEEEPLSPTAFSQSVHNTASGIYSILTDNRAPSTSIAAGEESLPQALIEAYAQLYEDSTPVLLVFGDQPVPDIYTHFVDEIGLPLSLALVLKRYDETCAKPQLTLSQTREVKNISYGELVHSLSVARPLAGNLGNYHWQLSFD, encoded by the coding sequence TTGCAGTTAAGGTTTAATATTTGTTCTTGGGGAGCCTGGTCCCCCCGATATCAGCAACCCCAAGATTGGCAGCATTGGCAAAGTTCCGATGATCACCAAAGCTCCTCTGTGCCTGATGCACCTAAATTAGCTCAAGTCCCTGCGATGAAGCGACGACGCTATAGCGCCTTGACTAAGATGCAACTCGAGGCCGCATTTCAGGCCGATGCAGCTAATTCATGCCGCACAATTTTTGCCTCCAGGCACGGAGAGTTACATCGCACCATAGGCTTACTGGATAACATAGTAGAAGAAGAACCTCTTTCTCCGACGGCCTTTAGCCAATCAGTGCACAACACAGCAAGCGGTATTTACAGTATTCTTACGGATAATCGAGCACCATCGACTTCTATCGCCGCAGGTGAAGAAAGCTTGCCACAGGCGCTTATCGAAGCATATGCTCAACTCTATGAAGATTCAACGCCGGTATTACTCGTCTTCGGCGATCAGCCTGTGCCTGACATATACACACATTTTGTTGATGAAATTGGCCTTCCCCTCTCTCTCGCCTTAGTTCTCAAGCGATACGATGAGACATGTGCAAAACCGCAATTAACGCTCAGTCAGACCCGGGAAGTGAAAAATATTAGTTATGGTGAGCTAGTACACAGTTTGTCTGTTGCCAGGCCTCTAGCCGGTAATTTGGGTAACTATCATTGGCAACTCAGCTTTGACTGA
- a CDS encoding lysophospholipid acyltransferase family protein: MTDTPAVRLTGLAYIPRWIGGVSCYITFGIGGLLSSLTILPLLRFWPGTELERIRRVQKTVHIMFRGFVYMLSWTGVIKVSPDNIARLASAKGRVVIVNHPTLVDVVVLISLMPNAGCIVKQGIWRNPFMRGVVACAGYIPNRGAELLLEDCRHVLKSGTNLIIFPEGTRTVLGTSINNFARGAANIALRTKTDLLPVVLRTDAPGLSKQEAWYQIPRRTIGMRVEVGETIDHIRYDAIAGGDAKMARQLTRDLEDYFKTNLEDDETT; this comes from the coding sequence TTGACTGACACGCCTGCTGTCAGATTAACAGGATTAGCCTATATTCCCAGATGGATTGGGGGCGTCAGTTGTTATATCACCTTTGGTATCGGCGGATTGCTGAGCTCATTAACCATCTTACCTCTGTTGAGATTCTGGCCAGGCACAGAATTAGAGCGAATCCGCCGTGTACAGAAAACGGTGCACATCATGTTTCGCGGTTTCGTTTATATGCTGAGCTGGACTGGGGTCATCAAGGTTAGTCCTGATAATATAGCGCGTCTCGCCTCGGCTAAAGGAAGAGTGGTGATCGTTAATCATCCCACCCTAGTCGATGTGGTAGTGTTGATAAGCTTGATGCCCAACGCGGGCTGTATCGTTAAACAAGGGATTTGGCGAAACCCTTTCATGCGAGGTGTGGTCGCCTGTGCCGGCTATATCCCCAATCGAGGCGCCGAATTACTACTCGAAGATTGCAGACATGTGCTAAAAAGCGGGACCAATTTAATTATTTTCCCCGAAGGCACACGCACAGTCTTAGGCACCAGCATTAACAACTTTGCCAGAGGCGCCGCCAATATTGCACTGAGAACCAAGACAGATTTATTGCCTGTGGTTCTTCGTACCGATGCACCAGGCTTGAGTAAACAAGAAGCTTGGTATCAAATACCCCGTCGCACCATAGGCATGCGAGTCGAAGTAGGCGAAACCATCGACCATATCAGGTATGATGCGATTGCCGGTGGCGATGCGAAAATGGCACGTCAACTGACACGGGATCTGGAAGATTACTTTAAAACGAACTTAGAAGATGATGAAACTACATAA
- a CDS encoding phosphopantetheine-binding protein, translating into MKLHNEIKQLIIDCLDLEDVTIDDIDTEAALFGEGLGLDSIDALELGLAIKKQFDVKIEANSDATKAHFHSVSSLASFIESQRA; encoded by the coding sequence ATGAAACTACATAACGAAATAAAACAATTAATCATAGATTGCCTGGATCTCGAAGATGTCACTATCGATGACATCGATACCGAGGCGGCGCTATTCGGTGAAGGCCTGGGACTAGACTCAATCGATGCCCTGGAGCTTGGATTGGCAATCAAGAAGCAATTCGATGTCAAAATCGAAGCCAATTCAGACGCCACTAAGGCACATTTTCATAGCGTGTCGAGTCTGGCCAGCTTTATCGAATCACAGCGAGCTTAG
- a CDS encoding acyl carrier protein codes for MQSREQILQALTRILVDEFEIDEADISPSASLYEELDLDSIDAVDLVIKLQQMTGKKIKPEEFKAVRTVDDVVSAIEGLVEE; via the coding sequence ATGCAAAGCCGTGAACAAATACTGCAAGCCTTAACTCGCATCTTAGTTGATGAATTTGAGATCGATGAGGCTGATATATCACCATCAGCTTCCCTATATGAAGAACTCGATCTGGACAGTATCGATGCTGTCGATCTCGTCATCAAGCTACAACAGATGACAGGCAAGAAGATCAAACCTGAAGAGTTTAAAGCCGTGCGCACCGTAGACGATGTGGTTTCAGCCATCGAAGGACTCGTCGAAGAATAA
- a CDS encoding COG4648 family protein yields MRLFLQIVTGILLLGYPLAVYFGLNYLPAGTIAMVLCFILILRLLIQKQQVKAMILPIIVGIGLTAASFIAKRHDWLLYYPVVINLSMLMLFVYSLKLGPSMIERLARLKEPELPDEAIPYLKKVTQIWCGLFVFNGSVALYTAHYASLEIWTLYNGLIAYLLIGSLLGGEWLYRTIWLNKS; encoded by the coding sequence ATGCGGTTATTTTTGCAAATAGTCACAGGTATTCTGCTGCTGGGATACCCTTTAGCAGTCTATTTCGGACTCAACTATTTGCCTGCTGGCACCATAGCTATGGTGCTTTGTTTCATCTTAATTCTACGATTATTGATTCAGAAGCAACAAGTCAAAGCCATGATCTTGCCTATCATAGTAGGCATAGGGTTAACGGCGGCGAGTTTTATTGCCAAACGGCATGACTGGTTACTCTATTATCCTGTGGTCATAAACCTCAGCATGCTGATGCTGTTTGTTTACTCTCTAAAGTTAGGCCCCAGCATGATAGAGAGGCTAGCAAGATTGAAGGAGCCCGAACTTCCGGACGAGGCGATTCCTTACCTGAAAAAAGTCACCCAGATATGGTGTGGCTTATTTGTTTTTAATGGGTCAGTGGCTTTATACACGGCACACTACGCCTCATTAGAGATCTGGACACTGTATAACGGGCTCATCGCCTATCTGCTTATCGGTTCGCTACTGGGTGGCGAGTGGTTGTATAGAACTATTTGGTTGAATAAATCATGA
- a CDS encoding AMP-binding protein, giving the protein MTELLKSWLSKGPSSQQLISFNHHDIITGGAFTNQVASVHRQLIQSPCRRWLLACDSSDLFAVGLCAALLAGKEIILPANTQAGSLSELTHKFDGVISDKALCEGKALVMLKKELSSATSQWPTSEKWGELVLYTSGSSGQPKAVRKSLAQLDAEVTVLEHTFAKHLPQCSVVSTVSHQHIYGLLFKILWPLAAGRPFLSDIIEYPETLTYYTSLFPNLCLISSPAQLSRLPESLDNEKQLRSPSLVFSSGGPLSFDAAQGIAHCYGRQPIEVFGSTETGGIGYRRQMRQDQPWQAFANVEISQDPKDGALTVKSPYLEDQDWLRCEDKITLIEPGLFRLEGRLDRIIKIEEKRVSLVQMETLLESHPLVSHAALVMLNQPRMQLGAVIELSKHGKAHLESEGKLSLNNLLKAQLLSQFERVTLPRRWRYPDLLPVNKQGKRIQAKLTELFDHD; this is encoded by the coding sequence ATGACAGAGTTACTCAAATCTTGGTTATCCAAGGGGCCTTCGAGCCAACAGCTTATCAGTTTTAACCATCATGATATTATCACTGGCGGTGCATTCACCAACCAGGTTGCGAGTGTGCATCGGCAGCTGATCCAATCACCTTGCCGACGTTGGTTATTGGCCTGCGATTCCAGTGACCTGTTTGCTGTCGGTTTATGTGCCGCACTACTTGCCGGAAAAGAGATCATCTTACCTGCTAATACCCAAGCGGGTAGCTTGAGTGAGTTGACCCATAAATTCGATGGCGTGATTTCAGATAAGGCCTTATGTGAAGGTAAGGCTTTAGTCATGCTTAAAAAAGAGCTCTCATCGGCTACAAGCCAATGGCCGACTAGTGAGAAATGGGGCGAGTTGGTGCTGTATACCTCAGGAAGTAGTGGCCAGCCCAAAGCCGTCCGTAAGTCACTCGCTCAATTAGACGCCGAAGTCACCGTATTAGAGCACACGTTCGCCAAACATTTGCCTCAATGTAGCGTGGTATCGACGGTTTCACATCAACATATTTATGGCTTGTTGTTCAAAATCCTCTGGCCATTGGCCGCCGGGCGTCCCTTCTTGAGTGATATCATCGAATATCCGGAGACCCTGACCTACTACACCAGCCTGTTCCCTAATCTGTGTCTCATCAGCAGCCCGGCTCAGTTGTCCCGTTTGCCTGAGTCTCTGGACAACGAGAAGCAGCTGAGATCACCCAGCTTAGTCTTCAGTTCCGGCGGTCCATTGAGTTTCGACGCGGCTCAAGGCATAGCCCATTGTTATGGACGTCAGCCCATCGAAGTTTTCGGTAGCACGGAAACCGGTGGTATCGGCTATCGACGCCAGATGAGACAAGATCAACCATGGCAAGCCTTTGCCAATGTTGAAATATCACAAGACCCCAAAGATGGCGCCCTCACCGTCAAGTCCCCCTATTTAGAAGACCAGGATTGGCTTAGATGTGAAGATAAGATAACCCTCATCGAACCTGGGCTGTTTCGACTGGAAGGACGCCTGGATCGCATCATCAAGATCGAAGAAAAACGTGTCTCTCTGGTGCAGATGGAGACATTACTCGAGAGTCATCCCCTCGTCAGTCATGCCGCCTTGGTTATGTTAAACCAGCCACGTATGCAACTGGGCGCCGTCATCGAACTATCGAAACATGGCAAGGCCCACCTCGAGAGTGAAGGCAAGCTGAGCCTGAACAACTTGCTCAAGGCCCAGCTGTTGAGCCAATTTGAACGAGTGACCTTACCCAGACGTTGGCGCTATCCGGATCTGCTGCCCGTCAACAAACAAGGGAAACGCATTCAGGCAAAGCTAACCGAGCTCTTCGACCATGATTAA
- a CDS encoding ApeI family dehydratase, whose translation MIKSSLPQILSKSSDGDAIIFRLFIAANLPFFNGHFPDQAVLPGVTQLDWAIRLGCQHFGYPRNIATLEVLKFQQLMLPDSEVTLEISENKAKTKLIFSYFDGDKRFASGRLALATQSTPICEVN comes from the coding sequence ATGATTAAATCCAGTTTGCCTCAGATCCTATCCAAGAGCAGTGATGGCGATGCCATCATATTTCGCCTCTTCATAGCCGCAAATTTGCCATTTTTTAATGGTCACTTTCCCGATCAAGCCGTGCTCCCAGGCGTGACTCAACTGGATTGGGCCATTCGCTTAGGTTGTCAGCATTTCGGCTACCCACGAAATATTGCCACCTTAGAGGTGCTCAAGTTTCAGCAATTGATGTTACCGGACTCGGAAGTGACCCTGGAGATCAGCGAGAACAAGGCAAAGACCAAGTTAATTTTCAGTTACTTCGATGGCGACAAACGCTTCGCATCTGGCCGTCTTGCACTCGCGACTCAATCAACACCTATTTGTGAGGTCAACTGA